The Marinomonas profundi DNA segment TCATTTCTACCAAGGCTGGGGTGATCTCCAGTGCCGGTTTTAAGTAGTGTTTACGGAAATGCTCGGCGTTTTTCAGTGCCATTAATGCCATTAATTCGTCGCGGCTGTGCTCTTGGCTCATGAGGCTGATCATCCGTGCGACTCCCGTGGTGACTTCCGTGGTGACTTCCGTGGTGACTTCCGTGGTGACTTCCGTGGCGAACAGGGTCAAAGTCACGCCGGAGCTGCTATCGGAGTGCCATTTTGGCGCTGGTAGGCCCGCTGCTTTGCAAGCATCTTGGATCACCACACTGCCGCGGCCAAGCTTTTCCATATAGCCTTGCAGGTATAAGCCGTGGGCGATGTCGGGGTTACGCAGTACCGAGATATGGCCTTGCTGAATCTTGTGCTCGTCGATGCCTTGTGGAAACGCACCTGAGTTCCATATTTTCAGATGCGCTGGGCTAACTTCAACCTTAATGCCCCCGGCAAAGTTGCTGTAATCACGGTGGGCAAAGGCATTTACAATGGCTTCGCGTACCGCTTGTTCTGGGTACATCGGGATGTCTTCGCGCTGATTATTAGCGCTGCTAAAGCGTGCGCGCGATGGCGTATTGCGCATCACAAAGGTAATCAGCTGCTCTATTACCTCGGCCATTGGGCCATCGAGGTGCTGTAAATCCTGATATTCGTCGTCGGCCTTATGGCGATAACACACCGCACGCACGCGGGCTTGCGGATGGCGTTTACCCGGCGCACTGGCCAGTAATACATCGGCGGCATTGGTTAAGCGGCCGTATTTGGCCAGCGATAACAATTGCAATTGGTGCAGTAGGCCTTGTTCGGCTTGCGCGACTTCTTTGGGAATGCGTTTGGCGGATAGCAGTTTTTTACAAGCGCTGGCTGATAGACCTTGTTCGTCGAGTTCAGACGAGAACAAACGCTCCCAGCGGGTAGGTTCTACTTGCTTGCGCATGACCATGTCGCGGATGGTATCGACTTCGGCCTTTTGGGTTTGCTCGCCGGCACGTATGTAGATGTCACTGTTAAAGGCGTAAGGAATGTCTTTGCCGGCCGGCACTTCAACCACTAATAACTGTTTGTTTTCAACTTGCTGTACTTCTACCGAAAACAGTACTGGCGGTTGAATGGTCGATTTAAGCTGGCTTTCGAGCTGTTCAGCTACTTGTTCGGCATTTTTTACGCCCTTGATTTGGCCGTTATCATCGACTCCACAAAGCAGGTAACCGCCTTGGGTATTTAAAAAGGCGCAAACTTGCGGACCGCAATGTTTTAAGTCGCAGCTTGTAAGGTATTCAAGGGTTTGGTTTTCGCCCAGCGACAGTAGTTGCTTGAGTTGTGCGGCCGTTTTACTCATGGCTTGCTCCTACTGAGGCGCTCACTTGACTGACATTTTCAAAATGTTCGGTCAGGCGTTGCTCTACGTCTTGATAGCGAGAAAATTGCGCAACCACAAAAAGGTTGGCGTCGTCATCGCGATCGAATTTTTGTACCCAGTTGCCTTGGCGATCATCCATTGGCAGTTGTTCCATGGTGGCGTCTTCGTATAAGTCGATCACCTTAATATTCGAAATAGACGCAGCGCCTTTGCGCAGTGTTAATGCTGAGCGCTGTTCTTGGGTTTTGTAACCCAAGTCCATTAATAAGCGACGGGCAAACACAACTTGATCGTGCGCTAAAAACCAGCGAGGTTTATTGATCTCGATGGCTTTTTTCATCTCTTGGTGGGTAATGGACAGGCCAGTTGCATCAACGCCACTACCGTATTGTGGGGTAATGATGCCTAAAAATAGGTCGCATTTTTCTACAGATTTTAAGCAGCTTTCAAAGGCGGTTTCGTTAGACGATACCGGTACTGTGCCTTTATGCGACATCCAAACTTCATAACCAAAGGCGGTTAGTAGTGAATATACGCGGTCGAGCAGCTCTTCTACGCCATAAACGGTGGATGACACCATCACCGTGAGCTTTTTGCTCATAGTTCAAACCCTTCCTTGACCAACAGTGCTTCCAGTTCATTTTCGGCGTGCTCCAGGGCGGCCAGCTTTTGTTGGAAGTCTTTTAGCGCTTCTTCCACTGTGATGGTTTCTTCTTCCAGTGGTTTTTGTACATAACGTGCGATATTGAGGTTGAAGTCGTTTTCTTCAATCTCGGCTAACGCCACCCAGCGCGCAACGCCTTCGATTTCTTCAGCTTTAGGACCTAAGGTTTCTTGCTGACGATAGATGTTAAAAATGTCGTCGGCTTGATCATTAGACAAGGTATTTTGCGCACGGCCTTTGGTGAAGATTTCTTCTGCATTAATGATCAGCACGTGATCTTGATGGTCGGCTGGGCGTGATTTGCGCAGCACTAAAATACAGGCCGGAATACCTGTGCCATAGAACAGGTTTGACGCTACGCCGATGATGGCTTCGATGCGGTTTTCTTTTAACAACTGTGTACGGATCTTACCTTCAGCGGCGCCTCTAAATAACACACCATGCGGCAATACCACTGCCATGCGCCCTTGCTCGTTTAACGAGGCAAACATATGTTGCACCCAGGCAAAGTCACCGTTGGTTTTAGGCGCTAAACCATATTGCTTACGGCCATAAGGGTCGGCAGACCAGAGATCATAGCCCCACTCTTTGAGGCTGAATGGCGGGTTGGCAATTACGCAATCAAAGGTTTCTAAGCGATCATTCACCAAAAACTTCGGCTCGCGCAGCGTGTCGCCGCGAACGATGTCAAAATCTTCCTGGCCATGTAAAAACAGGTTCATGCGGGCAATGGCCTCGGTGGTGAGGTTCTTCTCCTGGCCTTTGATTTTGAGCAGGCGTGGGTCGCCACCGTTTTCTTTTACGTGATGGATGGTTTCAAGCAACATACCGCCCGTACCACAGGCTGGGTCGTAGACGCTTTCACCAGCTTGTGGGTTTAGGATGTTAACCATTAAACGAACAATGGTGCGCGGGGTGTAGAACTCACCGGCTTTTTTGTTGGCCTTATCGGCAAAGCGCTTGATGAGGTATTCGTAGGCTCGGCCCATATCATCGTCACGTACAGACGCTACACCCAGGTTCACTCTGTTGAAATGGTTAAGCAAAGTAGCTAAGAGTTCATCCGACAGGCGTTCTTTATTGGTCCAGCTGGCATCGCCGAATATACCGTGTAGCTTTGGGTTAGCCAGTTCAATACCGCGAAACGCATCTTTTAAGGCCTGGCCAATGTCTTTAGTTTCGGCAAAAACGTCTTTCCAGTGGCACTCTTGTGGAATTTGAATGCGGTGAAACATGTCGCCTTTGGCAAGCTCTTCATCGCCCACTTGTTCCATGGCGTCGATAAATTCCTCGTCGTACACATCGCAAATGCGCTTAAAAAAGAGGATCGGGAAAATATAAGTCTTGTAGTCCGATGCATCGATAGGCCCGGTAATAATGTGGGCTGCATGCCAGAGATGTGCTTCGAGGTCTTTAATGTTAATTAGGGTCATTTTTTATTCTCATTCACAGCGGAGGCCGCAGGCGATTTTTCGAGTAGTTCGTGTATATCGCAGTTAAATAAATCGCACAGCTTATCTAATGCTTCTAAGTCCACCTTAAGCGCAGTTTCTTTGTACAGTAGCGTGACGGTGGTACGGCTGAGGCCGGTTTCTCGCATCACGTCGCTAATGCGCATTTTTCTCTCACCCATTAATCGGGCTAGGTGGCAGCGGATCATGCTCTCTCCACGGTGTTTTCTTAACCATAAACTTGGGGATTTTTCACTGTTGCTTCCCCTACCACGATTATGGTTTTTCTCAACTTATTGAAGTTAAATCAAAAAAGTTTGAGAGAGACGGTAACATAGAGAAACATTTAGATAGATATTACTATCGAAAGTAATTAAAAGGCATATCCATCAATTACAATTACTGTAAAGGTCACCTACTTTACTACTTTTAATTGGCATGGGACACAAACGGGCCAAAGGTGGGGCAAAAATGGGCCAAAATTAGATACAAAAAAGCCGAACACTGGGTTCGGCTTTCGTAACTTACTGAGGAGTAAGTATAAATTTTGGTAGGACTAAGCAGATTCGAACTGCTGACCTCTACCATGTCAAGGTAGCGCTCTAACCAACTGAGCTATAGTCCTAAAAAGTGTTGGCTATTATACGCAGAGGCTGGCTTTTGACAAGCCCTAGCGCAAACTTTTTGAAGCCTTTGTTTTAAAACTGTTTATTCGTCCAATGGGACGAGCAGTTCATGACCGATCACTTCGTCTATTAAGGCGTATGGCACTTTGTATTTTTTGTCTTTGAACTTAACCAGTGCGTAGTCGTAGCACATTTCAATCACGGTGCAGTTGACGATCACGCCGTTGTCGATGACACGCACTATGTTGTAGTTTCTTAATGTAATGGCCATGTTTTTCTCGCTGTTAGGATTCACCGACGTCTTTTAATTTTCGTTGTAGCTGACGAATTTGATCTCGATAGCCCGCCGCCAATTCGAATTTAAGCTCTTCCGAGGCTTGAATCATTTCTTTTTGCAGTTGGATCATGGCTTTACGCACTTGCGCCACGTCTTCCATGCTCTCCACTTGGTAATCTTTTGCGGTCTCGGCCACTTTCTTGGTTTTGTTACCACGCTTGCCCGCACCTGGGTTGTAGGCTCCTTCCATGATGTCTTCAACCGACTTAGTGATACCAACCGGGGTGATGCCATGCTCTTCGTTGTGGGCTTTTTGTTTTTCACGACGACGATCGGTTTCGCTGATCGCGCGCTCCATGGAGCCAGTCATGCGGTCGGCGTACAAAATAGCCTTACCATTGACGTTACGGGCGGCACGACCAATGGTTTGAATCAGTGACTTTTCTGAACGTAAGAAGCCTTCTTTGTCGGCATCAAGAATCGCCACTAGGCTGACTTCTGGAATGTCCAAGCCTTCTCGTAATAAGTTGATACCCACTAAGACATCAAATTCACCCAGACGTAAATCGCGAATAATTTCCACGCGCTCAACGGTATCAATGTCGGAATGCAGGTAACGCACGCGAATGCCATGCTCACTTAGATAATCGCTTAGATCTTCCGCCATACGCTTAGTTAAAGTGGTGACCAACACACGCTCGCCAATCGGCGTGCGCAAATTGATTTCAGAAAGCAAGTCATCCACTTGAGTCGCCACCGGACGAACTTCTAAAATAGGATCGATCAAGCCCGTCGGCCGCACAATTTGCTCAACCACCCAATCTTGATGTTCTGCTTCGTATTTACCCGGCGTGGCCGATACAAAAATAGTCTGTGGTTTAATCTGCTCCCATTCCTCAAATCGCATAGGACGATTATCCAAGGCGGAGGGCAAACGGAAACCATACTCAACAAGGTTCTCTTTACGAGACCGATCACCCTTGTACATGGCGCCAATCTGCGACACGGTAACGTGGGATTCATCGATCACCAGCAAGGCGTTGGCAGGCAAATAGTCAAACAAGGTCGGCGGCGGCGAGCCTTCTTCTCGGCCGGATAAATAGCGCGAGTAGTTTTCGATACCGTTGCAATAGCCCAACTCTTGCATCATTTCTAAATCATAGCGAGTACGTTGATCAAGACGCTGCATTTCAACCAATTTATTCAGTGATTTTAGCTGCTCAAGACGCTGATCCAATTCCACTTTAATGCGCTCGATGGCCGCTTGTACGGTTTCTTTTGGTGTCACGTAGTGGGTTTTCGGATAAATGGTGACACGAGGCACTTTGCGAAGGGTTTTGTTGGTTAATGGGTCGATCATCGACAAAGTTTCAACTTCGTCGTCAAACAATTCGATACGAATCGCGGTGTCTTCTGAATCAGCCGGAAAGACTTCAATCACATCACCACGCACCCGGAAATTACCACGCTCCAGTACCAAATCGTTGCGGCTGTATTGCAGTTCAGCCAAACGACGTAACACATCACGCTGATCAATTCGATCACCACGGTCTAAGTGCAGCATCATTTTTAAATAGGCTTGCGGGTCGCCCAAACCATAAATCGCCGACACAGTCGCGACGATAATAACGTCTTCACGTTCTAACAAGGCTTTGGTAGCAGATAAGCGCATTTGCTCTATGTGTTCGTTGACGGAGGCGTCTTTCTCAATAAAAGTATCCGACGCGGCCACATAGGCTTCTGGCTGGTAATAATCGTAGTAGGAAACAAAGTATTCTACGGCGTTATTGGGGAAAAATTCTTTGAATTCGCCATACAGCTGTGCCGCTAAGGTTTTGTTGTGCGCCATTACAATGGTCGGGCGTTTTACTTGTGAAATCACATTGGCGATGGTGTAGGTCTTACCAGAACCGGTTACCCCAAGTAAGGTTTGATGGGCCAAGCCCGCTTCGACACCACGCACCAGCTTTTCAATGGCTTTTGGCTGATCGCCCGCGGGTGAATAAGATGAAACAACTTGAAACTCTTGCGACACGGGTTTTTCCCTTAGCTATACAATCGACGCAATAGGTTAGCAAATTTTGCAGAAAGCGTCTGGTATAATTTGCGCCCCCAAACAAGATCGACTAAGCACAAAAACAATAAAAAACTCAGCGCTGGACTTTATTAATCCCCACACCACATATAACATAAAGAAATATTCTTATAATCAAATAAACAATACATCTATCATGATCTAAGCGGGTGAAATGAATAAATTGGAAAAGTACTTTCCAGCACGGGTCTGGCTTAAAAGCTACTCACGAAACGACCTAAAAACCGATGCGGTCGCCAGTTTTATTGCCACGATTTTGCTCATCCCGCAAAGCATGGGGTACGCCATGCTCGCAGGGCTTCCCGCGGTGACTGGATTGTACGCCAGCATTCTGCCTGCGATTGCCTATTCACTGTTTGGCTCAAGCCGCACACTGGCGGTTGGACCTGCGGCCATTACGTCCATGATGACCGCCACGATTGCACTGCCCTTTGCCCTTCCTGAAAGCCAAGACTACGCGATGGTGGCCATTTTACTGGCCTTGCTGTCTGGTATGTTTTTGATGTTAATGGGCTTATTTAAAATGGGGTTTCTGTCTAACCTACTAAGCCATCCTGTCATTTCGGGTTTTATCAGCGCCTCGGCTATTTTAATTGCCTTGGGGCAATTCAAACATCTGCTGGGCATTGAAGCCCACGGCAATAACTTTCTTGAATTAACCCAAAGCATGATACGTAATCTTCATCAGACGAATTTACCAACGGTAATATTAAGTCTGGTATCAATCACATTTTTACTGCTCCTAAAAAAATACCTCACCACTCTTTTAATCGCATTAAAGTTGCCACTCAATCTATGTCAATTATTTGGCAAGGCTGGTCCTGTGTTAGTGGTCGCCACTACAACCAGCTGCGTGGCGATTTTTTCACTAGACGAATTAGGCATTAGAATTGTTGGCAACGTGTCTGAAAGCTTACCCAAGCTGAATTTGACCGGTATTGATTTTGATACCGTGACCGCACTGCTTCCAGGAGCCTTTTTAATCAGTATTGTGGGTTTTGTTAGTTCGGTTTCCGTGGCGCAATCGTTTGCGGCGAAACGCAAAGAAGACCTCAACCCCAACCAAGAGCTGGTGGGCCTCGGCATGGCAAATTTAACCGCAGCATTGAGCTTTTCCTTTCCGGTAACAGGAGGATTTTCTCGCTCTGTAATCAATGTCAGTGCCGGCAGCCGAACGCCCATGGCAGGTATATTAACTGGGTTACTGATGCTGCTTACCTTGCTGTTTTTAACCCCGCTTTTTTACTATTTACCCACGGCCGTGCTGGCCAGCAGTATTACCGTCGCCATTTTGCAATTAATCGATGTCAAAGACGCGATACGCCTTTATCGCTTTTCCAAGCAGGAAGCCATATCGCTTGCAGTGACTTTTTTTGTGGTGCTTTTTATTGGCATGGAAGCGGGTATTGTCGTCGGGGTTGCTTTGTCCTTACTGTTCTTTCTTTGGCACACCAGCCACCCTCATATTGCAGTGGTTGGTCGGCTACCAGGAACGGAAAACTTCCGTAACGTGAAGCGTTTTGATGTCGAAACAAACCCAGAAATAGTGACCATTCGAATTGACGAAAACCTTTTCTTTGCTAACGCCAGAGTATTGGAAGATTACGTATTAACGTTAGTTTCTCAGCACAGAGAAATGAAGCACCTTGTTCTCATGTGTAATGCGGTCAACCTGATCGACGCCAGTGCACTGGACAGCCTAGAAACCATCGATGATCGGTTGAAATCCGCAGGCGTCATACTGCATTTTTCCGAAATTAAAGGCCCCGTCATGGACAAATTAACGGATTCAAGTTTAATAAAAAACCTGCGGGGCAAGGTCTTTTTAACTCAACATCAAGCGATGAAAGCCTTAACAAAACAGCAAACGGACGAATAATCCGTTTGCTGTTGTCTTTAAAAGAACCGCTTGCAGAAAATCATTTGCTAAAGACCAAGATGCTAGTTTACCGAGCTCTCTTCATCCGTCGAGACCTGCAATAGACCCTTATTGCGCGACAGCAATACATCACCAATGCCCTTCACTTGCGACAATTGCTCGATAGACTCAAAACGTCCATTGGCTTCACGGTACGCAATAATCGCTTCTGCTTTTTTAGCACCAACCCCCGACATAACAGCAGAAAACTCCGCCGCTGTGGCCGTATTGATGTCCAAAGGCGTTGCAGCAAAAAGCGAGAAAGGCACAAAAGCGAATGAGATAACAAGAAGGGAGCGAGCAACACAAACACGGAAAATACGAGAAAAATTCATCATAGAAAAAGTCCTTTTCAAATTCATTTTAAAAACGAAAGATGGCATCTTGCCAATAAAAAACCACTTAATGCGTCGACATGAACATCAAAGCAAATAAGTGGTTTTAGAATAAAAGCTTTTTTATCAGACTTCAAGCGCCTTTTTTACCAGACCTTAAAGCTTTATAAAGACGATTTACGCTATCACGCCTAAATCCCTGTTTACCTGAGTCAAAACGGCAATAGGATCAATCGCTTGGGTGATAGGTCGCCCCATCACTAGATAATGACTACCGGCCGCCATAGCGTCAGCTGGCGTCATAATGCGCTTCTGGTCACCTTGATCAGAACCCGCAGGACGAATCCCCGGAGTCACTAACACAAAGTCTTTGCCCAGATCCGTCGACAACATGCTGGACTCTTGTGCAGAACACACCACACCATCCATACCAGAAGCTTTTGCCAAGGCAGCAAGACGCTTAACATGTTGCTCTGGGGTCGCATCAATCCCAATTTCAACTAAATCAGATTGATCCATGCTGGTTAGTACCGTCACTGCGATCAACAATGTTTTATGATCAGGCAACTGTTGCAGTGCATTCGCAGACGCTTCCATCATGCGACGACCGCCAGAAGCATGCACGTTTACCATCCACACGCCTGCTTTCGCAGCCACACTAACCGCATTAGCGACTGTATTAGGAATATCATGAAATTTAAGATCCAGAAAAATTTCAAAACCCAGTGCATGCAGTTCATCCAAAATCACTGGACCAGCGGTGGTAAACAGCTCCTTACCGACTTTCACTCGACACTGTTTAGGGTCAAGTCGTTTCGCCATCTCAATAGATTGCGCCATGGTTGGGTAATCTAGGGCAACCACTATAGGGGATTGGCAGCTCATTCAGTGTCCTCTTTGTTTCAGTTTCTACGTTTGTTTCGATTTCTATCGTTGATAAGATAAGTGTCACAATACTCAAAGGGTTTATTCGCCTTCCAAACCATGAATCGGCTTCACCACACCCCAATTTTTGCAGCTTGGACATTGCCAATGTAATTGATGACCAGGAAAGCCACATTGACGGCATTGATATTTGGGCTTCGCTTGCACCAGCTGATCAATCAACTCGAACAAAACCACCAAATGCTGTTGGTTATAACCTTGGGAATCGGCAAGCTGTAAGCTGATTAACTCTTTAAAGCCTTTAATCGTTGGATGCAGCCTCAGCTGCTCGACTAAAAACATTTCAGCGTAGTCTTTGTCCGTTTCCATATAATGCTGTACCAACGCCATGATCAAGGCAGTAGTCGGCTTTTTCTGGTTTTGTTCCTGCAAAAACTTGACATACCCACTGCTTCCCCAGACTTTCTGGTAGCACTCTCTAAGCTTGGGAATGATAATAGACACAAACTCTGGATCCTGATCCGCCGCATGCTTTAGCTCTTTGATGGCATCGCGATAACGAGCTTGGTTATTAAGCACATCCGCCGCCCCAATGCTGGCACGCACACAGCTAGAGTCGACATCCAATGCTAATTTATAATGCTGAAAAGCCAGCTTCCATTGCTCTTTCTTCTGAAACTCTTGCGCCATTTCACAATGAAAATGCGCCAGCCTTTTTATTTCTTTTTTCGTTGGCGCTTCTTTTATCAGCTCAGTACCAATCTGAATGGCTTTATCCCAGCTTTGTTCAAATTCATAAAGGTCTACAAGCAAGGCTAAAATCTTGGGTTGGAACTCTGTTTTTCGTGATGTTGATGCCATGTTGAGCAATAAACGCCCCGCCCGGTCTAACAAGCCTGCAGACATGAAATCACTGGCCAACTCCAGCTGCACCATACGCATTTCTCGTTGCGATATTTCTGGGCGCGCCAGTAATGTTTGGTGGATGTTTATCGCTTTTTGTATTTCGCCTTTTTTGCGAAACAAATTACCTAATGTAAGGTGAATATCGAAAGTATCAGAATTGACTTCTAAGGAATCAACAAAAGCATCAATCGCCTCAGAATGTTGATCGTTAAGCAGATGGTTAAGACCACGGAAATAATCGGTTGGGATACTTTTTTTGAAGGGTTTATTTTTTTTAGTCGGATTTTTTCGCCCCATTGCCCAGCCGACAAAAAGCGCGACAAAAAGCACCAAAAATAACCCGATTTCGGTCAACTCAATTACTCCTTCCCAACAGAAAGTTCTTGGGCAATAGAGGCTTTACGTAGAGCGTCCACATCTTCTAACGCTTTTTCATATTTTCGGGTCAGCACCCGAATCTGACGCTCGCTGCGCAAGTAAGCAACCGAGCTAACCAGAAGCGCCACACAGGCACCAACCGTGAAAGAAAGAATGGTATACAAGGCAACACTTAGCTCAGGACCTTGCCAAAAAACGAGATCAAGAGAAATAAGTTGTGGATTTCGTAAGGCAAAGAACACACCAACGGCGAGAAAAAACACAATGAGTATGGTGTATATCACTCTTTTAAGCCATTTAAGCATAAAACAACCTACCAAAAATAGAATGGCTATATTATGCCGTGATAGCTCAAAAATTTCGAGGCATAAGACGTAAATTAGTTCAGTTCGTTAATCTCATCGTTAGGTAAGTTAACCAACTCTCTCAATTCTTTACCGGGCTTGAAATGCGGTACGTATTTGGCGCTTAACGCTACGGACTCGCCTGTTTTCGGATTTCGCCCTATTCTAGGTGCTCGATAATGCAGAGAAAAACTACCAAAACCTCTTATCTCTATGCGCTCACCGTTCGCCAATGAATCAGACATATGTTCAAGCATCGCCTTGATTGCTTGCTCTACATCTTTCACTGGCAAATGGGATTGCTGATCGATTAGCAGTTCTATCAGCTCAGATTTTGTCATTACTGTCCTCGCGACTATAATTTGATCACTGTGTAAGACTAGCTAAATTTAGAAAGAAAGCAATAAGTTAACGCGATTTAGGGTGTTTTTTACGCGTTTTATTCTACCGAAATAGAGAATATTACGAATGGATGCGTTACACAACTAGCATAGAAGCAGTCTAGCTTTTATAATATTGCCCATATTCAACACATTGGAAGAAACTATAATGAGCTACAGCCATATTCCTGCAGGCAAAGATGCACCAAACGACATTAACGTCATCATTGAAATCCCAGCACAAGCCAATCCAGTAAAATACGAAATCGATAAAGACATGGATGCGCTTATTGTTGATCGCTTCATGACCGCGCCAATGTTTTACCCAGCCAACTACGGCTACGTAAACAACACCTTGGCGGATGACGGTGATCCAGTTGACGTTTTGGTAATCACACCTTACCCAGTAGTACCAGGTTCTGTCATTCGTTGTCGCCCAGTTGGCGTATTGAACATGTCAGACGAAGCCGGCATGGACGCTAAATTGGTCGCCGTTCCTCACGAGAAGCTAAGTAAAGAATACGGCCATATTCAAGATGTGAACGATATTCCACAATTGCTACGCGAT contains these protein-coding regions:
- a CDS encoding RNA-binding domain-containing protein yields the protein MSKTAAQLKQLLSLGENQTLEYLTSCDLKHCGPQVCAFLNTQGGYLLCGVDDNGQIKGVKNAEQVAEQLESQLKSTIQPPVLFSVEVQQVENKQLLVVEVPAGKDIPYAFNSDIYIRAGEQTQKAEVDTIRDMVMRKQVEPTRWERLFSSELDEQGLSASACKKLLSAKRIPKEVAQAEQGLLHQLQLLSLAKYGRLTNAADVLLASAPGKRHPQARVRAVCYRHKADDEYQDLQHLDGPMAEVIEQLITFVMRNTPSRARFSSANNQREDIPMYPEQAVREAIVNAFAHRDYSNFAGGIKVEVSPAHLKIWNSGAFPQGIDEHKIQQGHISVLRNPDIAHGLYLQGYMEKLGRGSVVIQDACKAAGLPAPKWHSDSSSGVTLTLFATEVTTEVTTEVTTEVTTGVARMISLMSQEHSRDELMALMALKNAEHFRKHYLKPALEITPALVEMTIPDKPTSRNQKYRLTALGQQLKQQLSDKKTS
- a CDS encoding DUF4062 domain-containing protein — encoded protein: MSKKLTVMVSSTVYGVEELLDRVYSLLTAFGYEVWMSHKGTVPVSSNETAFESCLKSVEKCDLFLGIITPQYGSGVDATGLSITHQEMKKAIEINKPRWFLAHDQVVFARRLLMDLGYKTQEQRSALTLRKGAASISNIKVIDLYEDATMEQLPMDDRQGNWVQKFDRDDDANLFVVAQFSRYQDVEQRLTEHFENVSQVSASVGASHE
- a CDS encoding type I restriction-modification system subunit M — encoded protein: MTLINIKDLEAHLWHAAHIITGPIDASDYKTYIFPILFFKRICDVYDEEFIDAMEQVGDEELAKGDMFHRIQIPQECHWKDVFAETKDIGQALKDAFRGIELANPKLHGIFGDASWTNKERLSDELLATLLNHFNRVNLGVASVRDDDMGRAYEYLIKRFADKANKKAGEFYTPRTIVRLMVNILNPQAGESVYDPACGTGGMLLETIHHVKENGGDPRLLKIKGQEKNLTTEAIARMNLFLHGQEDFDIVRGDTLREPKFLVNDRLETFDCVIANPPFSLKEWGYDLWSADPYGRKQYGLAPKTNGDFAWVQHMFASLNEQGRMAVVLPHGVLFRGAAEGKIRTQLLKENRIEAIIGVASNLFYGTGIPACILVLRKSRPADHQDHVLIINAEEIFTKGRAQNTLSNDQADDIFNIYRQQETLGPKAEEIEGVARWVALAEIEENDFNLNIARYVQKPLEEETITVEEALKDFQQKLAALEHAENELEALLVKEGFEL
- a CDS encoding helix-turn-helix domain-containing protein; translated protein: MIRCHLARLMGERKMRISDVMRETGLSRTTVTLLYKETALKVDLEALDKLCDLFNCDIHELLEKSPAASAVNENKK
- the uvrB gene encoding excinuclease ABC subunit UvrB, with translation MSQEFQVVSSYSPAGDQPKAIEKLVRGVEAGLAHQTLLGVTGSGKTYTIANVISQVKRPTIVMAHNKTLAAQLYGEFKEFFPNNAVEYFVSYYDYYQPEAYVAASDTFIEKDASVNEHIEQMRLSATKALLEREDVIIVATVSAIYGLGDPQAYLKMMLHLDRGDRIDQRDVLRRLAELQYSRNDLVLERGNFRVRGDVIEVFPADSEDTAIRIELFDDEVETLSMIDPLTNKTLRKVPRVTIYPKTHYVTPKETVQAAIERIKVELDQRLEQLKSLNKLVEMQRLDQRTRYDLEMMQELGYCNGIENYSRYLSGREEGSPPPTLFDYLPANALLVIDESHVTVSQIGAMYKGDRSRKENLVEYGFRLPSALDNRPMRFEEWEQIKPQTIFVSATPGKYEAEHQDWVVEQIVRPTGLIDPILEVRPVATQVDDLLSEINLRTPIGERVLVTTLTKRMAEDLSDYLSEHGIRVRYLHSDIDTVERVEIIRDLRLGEFDVLVGINLLREGLDIPEVSLVAILDADKEGFLRSEKSLIQTIGRAARNVNGKAILYADRMTGSMERAISETDRRREKQKAHNEEHGITPVGITKSVEDIMEGAYNPGAGKRGNKTKKVAETAKDYQVESMEDVAQVRKAMIQLQKEMIQASEELKFELAAGYRDQIRQLQRKLKDVGES
- a CDS encoding SulP family inorganic anion transporter, giving the protein MNKLEKYFPARVWLKSYSRNDLKTDAVASFIATILLIPQSMGYAMLAGLPAVTGLYASILPAIAYSLFGSSRTLAVGPAAITSMMTATIALPFALPESQDYAMVAILLALLSGMFLMLMGLFKMGFLSNLLSHPVISGFISASAILIALGQFKHLLGIEAHGNNFLELTQSMIRNLHQTNLPTVILSLVSITFLLLLKKYLTTLLIALKLPLNLCQLFGKAGPVLVVATTTSCVAIFSLDELGIRIVGNVSESLPKLNLTGIDFDTVTALLPGAFLISIVGFVSSVSVAQSFAAKRKEDLNPNQELVGLGMANLTAALSFSFPVTGGFSRSVINVSAGSRTPMAGILTGLLMLLTLLFLTPLFYYLPTAVLASSITVAILQLIDVKDAIRLYRFSKQEAISLAVTFFVVLFIGMEAGIVVGVALSLLFFLWHTSHPHIAVVGRLPGTENFRNVKRFDVETNPEIVTIRIDENLFFANARVLEDYVLTLVSQHREMKHLVLMCNAVNLIDASALDSLETIDDRLKSAGVILHFSEIKGPVMDKLTDSSLIKNLRGKVFLTQHQAMKALTKQQTDE
- a CDS encoding ComEA family DNA-binding protein — encoded protein: MMNFSRIFRVCVARSLLVISFAFVPFSLFAATPLDINTATAAEFSAVMSGVGAKKAEAIIAYREANGRFESIEQLSQVKGIGDVLLSRNKGLLQVSTDEESSVN
- the pyrF gene encoding orotidine-5'-phosphate decarboxylase, with product MSCQSPIVVALDYPTMAQSIEMAKRLDPKQCRVKVGKELFTTAGPVILDELHALGFEIFLDLKFHDIPNTVANAVSVAAKAGVWMVNVHASGGRRMMEASANALQQLPDHKTLLIAVTVLTSMDQSDLVEIGIDATPEQHVKRLAALAKASGMDGVVCSAQESSMLSTDLGKDFVLVTPGIRPAGSDQGDQKRIMTPADAMAAGSHYLVMGRPITQAIDPIAVLTQVNRDLGVIA
- the lapB gene encoding lipopolysaccharide assembly protein LapB, which encodes MTEIGLFLVLFVALFVGWAMGRKNPTKKNKPFKKSIPTDYFRGLNHLLNDQHSEAIDAFVDSLEVNSDTFDIHLTLGNLFRKKGEIQKAINIHQTLLARPEISQREMRMVQLELASDFMSAGLLDRAGRLLLNMASTSRKTEFQPKILALLVDLYEFEQSWDKAIQIGTELIKEAPTKKEIKRLAHFHCEMAQEFQKKEQWKLAFQHYKLALDVDSSCVRASIGAADVLNNQARYRDAIKELKHAADQDPEFVSIIIPKLRECYQKVWGSSGYVKFLQEQNQKKPTTALIMALVQHYMETDKDYAEMFLVEQLRLHPTIKGFKELISLQLADSQGYNQQHLVVLFELIDQLVQAKPKYQCRQCGFPGHQLHWQCPSCKNWGVVKPIHGLEGE